The Paenibacillus mucilaginosus 3016 genome includes the window CCTCCAGACCTTGAACGGGACGGAAGGGGAGGCTACGGCTGGGGAGCCGGAGGAAGCGGATCCGGCGGCAGCTCCAGGGGAGCACGCGGAGGCTTAAGCTTCGGCCCGAAGCGGGCGTGCAGCCAGGAGAGCAGCCAGCCTGCCAGAGCAGGTACGAGCAGGTATCCCGCTCCGATGGCGGTGTTCACGCTGCTGCCGGTGATCATCAGCGACAGGCCCATCAGGATGGAATCCATCGCCGCATGGGCGAAGATCGCCGTCAGGAAGCCGTAGCGCAGGAACACATAGCCGAAGATGAGGCCGATGACGGTCACTTCGATGAGCCGGGTGTACACCGGGTAGATCGGATACTGGGTGTGGCTCATCGCCCAGACGATGCTCGGCAGCAGGACGGCCAGGAAGCGGCTGCGCGTGACCGCCAGCACCAGGGCGATGCCGAGCAGGCGGTATACGGCCTCCTCCGAGATGGAGGCGGCCCAGGCCATCAGCGGGAAGATGCCGGGGACCCGCATGTTGTAGACGGAGTCGGCCGGGTCGCTCACGGCCCACACATCGAACAGCTCGGCGGCGGCGAAGAACATGACCTGCTGCAGGCCGAGCACGAACAGGCAGAAGAGGTACCCGCGGACCATGGCCGTACGGACGCTGTCCCCGAAGGAGACATCACTCCAGACCGGCCAGGGGTTCAGCCCTCTCCGCAGCCACAGCTGCCTGCCGGCCAGCAGGGACAGGTAAGTCGACACGGCCATGAACAGCACGAAGATGTTGACGAACCAGAGGTAGAAGACAGCCTGGGGTTCGGACGGTCCGCTGCCGTGCTCGGTACGGAAGGCCGGAAGCATGTTGAAGTTGTTGAGCACGTAGACTCCGGCGAAGATCAGGGTCAGGATCAGCCCGCGGCCGAACCGGATGTCGCGGCGCCCGCGGATGACCAGGATGAAGGCGGTCAGGGTCATCACGGTGGACAGGCCCATCGAAATCCAGGTCATCAGGGAGGCCCTGTCATCCTGGGCGTTCTTCCAGGCGGTGAAGGTGTCAGGAACAGGAAACTCGGGACGGAACAAGGTGATCCGGCCCCGGGTTTCTTTGACGTGCAGTTCGAGGGGCGCGGAGCCGATGGAGTCCTCCTTGCTCCGGTAGATCCGGAGCGTATTGGGACCGGTCGCATCCGAGCCGCCCGAAACCAGTGCAAACGTATCGGGGGCATATCCTTGGTCGGCCATGGTTTTTCGGATCACCGCCTCGGCATCCGGAGCGGGTTCCGAGAAGACGCCTTCACTGCGGGCTGTGGCCGAACGGCCGGTTTCCCAGCCGATGATGCGCCGGTTCGTATAGTTCACCTGGATGTAATGCGTCAGTCCGGTGCCGGGCTCGCCGATTTCGACCTCATAGAACTCCAGAGGCAGCTTCTCCCCGAAGCGTTTCTGATAGTCGTCGTACAGCCGCTCTTTTTGCAGGTACCCGCTGCGCTCCTTGACGGCCTGATAGATGACGATAGTTTCAGGCTCCGCGGCCGTCAGGCCCAGATGTTCCCGGGCAAAGCCCAGCGCCGCGCCTGCAGCCTGTTCCTTCGTAACGGAGGGAACGCCCTCGGTCACCTCCTCCATGCGTTCGGCATCTTCCATATAGGGGCTGAGCAGGTT containing:
- a CDS encoding CPBP family intramembrane glutamic endopeptidase; protein product: MSKRFKEPSLLLLAVIGCLLYFGVNLLSPYMEDAERMEEVTEGVPSVTKEQAAGAALGFAREHLGLTAAEPETIVIYQAVKERSGYLQKERLYDDYQKRFGEKLPLEFYEVEIGEPGTGLTHYIQVNYTNRRIIGWETGRSATARSEGVFSEPAPDAEAVIRKTMADQGYAPDTFALVSGGSDATGPNTLRIYRSKEDSIGSAPLELHVKETRGRITLFRPEFPVPDTFTAWKNAQDDRASLMTWISMGLSTVMTLTAFILVIRGRRDIRFGRGLILTLIFAGVYVLNNFNMLPAFRTEHGSGPSEPQAVFYLWFVNIFVLFMAVSTYLSLLAGRQLWLRRGLNPWPVWSDVSFGDSVRTAMVRGYLFCLFVLGLQQVMFFAAAELFDVWAVSDPADSVYNMRVPGIFPLMAWAASISEEAVYRLLGIALVLAVTRSRFLAVLLPSIVWAMSHTQYPIYPVYTRLIEVTVIGLIFGYVFLRYGFLTAIFAHAAMDSILMGLSLMITGSSVNTAIGAGYLLVPALAGWLLSWLHARFGPKLKPPRAPLELPPDPLPPAPQP